CTGGTAAACTCTGGCTGTTCTGGGCACAGACAATAGGCCTGGAAGGTTCTGTAGCCGGAGTGTGGGCGATGACTGCTAATGATCCGGATTCCGAAAATCCGGTCTGGACTTCGGCAAAAAGGCTTTCCGACGGAATAATGATGTGTAAACCAACGGTTTTGTCGACAGGCGAATGGCTTTTGCCAGTATCTACCTGGAGGTTAACTGATGAGAGTGCAAAAGTGGTTGTGTCTACCGATAAAGGAGCAAACTGGACTGTAAAAGGAGCCTGTAATGTCCCTGAAGCTGATAGAGAATTTGATGAGCACATGTTAGTAGAGCGTAAAGACGGATCACTATGGATGCTGCTCAGAACCAGATATGGAATAGCTGAAAGTTTCTCCAAAGACAAAGGTAAAAGCTGGTCTGTCGCAAAGCCCTCAGCCCTCCTTCATACCAGTTCAAGGTTTTTCATCCGCAGGCTGAATTCGGGAAATTTATTGCTGATAAAACATGGCCCGATAGCAGTAAAAACAGGCCGGTCACATTTAATGGCCTTTATTTCTAAAGATGATGGTAAAACCTGGTCAAGAGGATTGCTGATTGATGAAAGGGCTGGTGTTTCCTATCCGGATGCACAACAGGCAGCAGATGGCAAGATTTATGTGACCTATGATTACAACCGGACTTTGGATCAGCAGATCATCATGACTGTCTTTACAGAAAAGGATATATTATCGGAAGATTACGACGCCGCTATGGTGAAAGTGTTTAATGAGAGAAAAATGATTAGTAAGAAATAAATATTTTAACGTGATGAAATAAGCTTTACATAGCTATCAATGTCTCTCTGAAATTCCTTCCATCCCGAATAAATTGTAAAAATGATAGTTCCACCATCCTCTACTGAATTAAAATCATTTTTTTTATACCATGCAATTCTTTCTGTCATGGAATCTGAATATTCAGAAGAATTTGTCACTCCAAAATGCTCCCAGAAATATGTTTGCTCAGTTAACCGGTTCAAAATTTTAAAATCAACAAACCTTTTTTCTCCATTAATTAAAATTCTGAATTCATATTCAATGGTCAGGTAATTACATTTTAATAAATTCTCATAAATTATCTTTTCCTGATTGGACCTGAATTTAGTCCCGTCTGAAGCAATGACTTTCAAGTCATTCTTTTTGTAAGTCAGCCTGCTGCCAAAGGTTTCAACGCCTTTTCCCTTTTCCACAGCCTTATTTATTTCCTTGAAAAAGTACCATTGATAATGTATGTAGGTTGAAGTATCAACTCTATAATTGGGGATAATCTGTTTTAAAATATCATTATTATGCTGTCTTCTCAAAAACTGATTAAACATAGTTTGATTACGAAATAATCTTCTAAGATGCTCATCTTTAACTATACATTCATATACTGAATTAGACCTGATTTCAACTGGGGTCGCCCTGTCACACATCAGCTTATCCAGCCTTTCCTTAATACGTTTCAGAATTTTTATTTCCTCATGTAAATTTTCCATGTATCAGACTTGTGATTAAAAATCATTAAGCAACATTGAAAACTATGGTATGAAATAGTTGCACCAATAAATGTATTAAATTATTTCTAAAAAAGAAATTGTATTTTAAATAAATTATTTAATGATTTCATATTTTGAAAAATAAAACATTTTAGCATAGGCTTTATCAAAAAAATGACTCTGAAAACAACTTATGCTATTTTTTCTTAACGTCTTTATCTACTTGCTTCTCTGCATTTTTAGCTTTCTTTTCCTGTAGTCTTTTCTCTTTGCGCTGCTCTCCTCCGGATTTCTTTTGATCACGTTTCTCTTCCCGGATTACTTTATTAATTTTCCTGTTATAAACCGCAGTTAAAATTCCCTGCCCCGTCCTGCTGAAAAACTTGATTTTAGGCTTATCACTTGTACCTGTTACTGCCACCGGAATACCGATCCAGCCAGCAGGCGGCAGTCCTACTTTTACCAGGATATCCAGTAATCCATTAAAACTCGTAGTTCCACTGATAGAAGGTCTGAGTACAGAAACCTTAAATTTAAATTCATCAATATGGATCAGATTATCCTTAATATGTGTTACTATATTGACTCCTTTCATATCGGGATTATTAAAAGCGTCAGCCCCTACATTATCACCGATCACAGAAAGCATTTTCAAATTTTTCACTGCTACATCCCGTAGATTTACAACACCTCCACCCTCTAAAGAAGGATAGATAGGATTCATATTCTGATCAAAATCACCTTTTAATTTATAATCCAAGGATACGATTCCACTCACGCTCTTTGCAGAGGTAGCCATTTCCCGCACCATGTCAATTTCTTTGTATGCCCTTTGCACGTTAAAATCCATCACCTTAAAGGCAACATCAAAGTTGGCTGTTAAAGGCGACTCATCCTTATAACGGGCATCAATGTTCATTCTGCTTCCAATAAGGTCGAATAATGTATTTTTCAAAAAGATCTGACCGTCCTTTACAGCAGCCTTCCCCTGTAGCTGATTAATTTCTATCCCTTTAAAACCCACTTTTTTTGCATTGACTGCTAAGGAAACATCCAGATTTTTCGGAACGATCACCACACCGCTGCTTTTAGGATTTTCGGCTTTCGCATATTCAACTTCTAAAGATTTATGCGCATTGTCACTACTCTTCAGCGCCATAAATTCATCAACCAGGATATAATTGGAATGTGACGCAAAGTTTCCGTGAAGAGTTCCTTTTCGCTCGATAAAATAATTAATGGTATTTAACAAATAACCGTTCAATGAAAAGTCAGATTTTCCATAAGTGGCGTAAAATTTCCTAAACCACATTTTTTCATTCTCGAATTCGAAGTTACCTTCTTTAATGTAAAATGCCTTTGGCAGATATGCAGTATTCGCTTTTATGTTTTTCAGGATCAGTGTACCTTTATTATCAAGTTTGCTGTACTGACCAGTAGTCGCATAACTTTGCCGCCCATTCAAAGAAAGGTCTGCCGTAATTAATCCACTAACATCAAATCCTTTTCTTGAAAAGACCTGGTAGATCCGCCCAACATTCAATATCCCTTTAGCACGCACTTTATAAAGCATATCTTCAAAGTTCTGTAAATCTGCATCAACAAATACAGGATTGCCTTCAAAATCAAATTTGAAAGGAGAAAGTTTCACCCCAAGACTGCTGAATGTTCCATCAGTATTCTGGATGTTAGCTGTAAGATTAATATTCTTTATCGGGTTCGGATAAGCTGTTGTTTTTAACCAGCCGTTCTTCAGATCAAGGTATCCACTGGATTTTGGAAATAATTTTTTACTCATGCTAAAGATACCGTTTGCCTTAACATCAGCATTCATCAGGCCTCTGATTTCAAGATCTTTTAAACCTAATGCGTCATCCAGTGTCTGGAGATTGACAGCACCTTTTATAGTCGCATTTACGTCCATCTCACTTAACCCTTTAGTTTTAACAACTGCCCTGAAATTGCTTTTCTGTCCAAGATCAAAAGTCAGTTTTTTCAGATCCACACCCAATTTTTCCGGATCTAAGGCGGGGAGATCGATATTCAGATCAACATTCAGATTTTTCATAGGCACCGGAGCCTTAGTACTGGAAATGACACCATCTTTAACCAGCAAACGCGCTATAAAATCCGGCTTCAAATTCCTCGGTTCACTAAATTGTCCTTTCAAGCTGAAAAACAGATCGCTATTTCCCTCCAGCTTAGTGTCCTTCGCCCATTCAAGATATTGTGGTGGAAGTACAGAAATCATATCACGAATAGTGGTCTTCTCTGAAGCAGCTTTGATATCAAGGTCATATCCATCCTTAAGGATACTCAGGAAGCCTGTAAATTTTAACGGGAGATCATTAATTCTTAGTTCATTTTTTTTGAGCACAAAAGTTAATGCATTGGTATTAATTCTTGTAACTAAGTCAGCACGCAAAGATTTTTGTCTTGCATAATAGATCCTGTCAAGGCTAAAATCCAATTGATTTATCCTAAGATCAGTTTTGAGATCAAAAATATCCTCACTCAACCCACCTTTTCCTATATAATTAAGTCCTTTGGCATCCACTAATATTTTAGCCGCATGGTCATTATATTTAATATGCCAGTTCTTAAATTTGATCAGCTCCAATTTAATGGACGTACCTTTTTCACTAGTATCTTTTGGACCTTTAGCAGGTTTGGAAACGTAGACATTATAATTGGCCTGCCCTTTACTATTAACATAAACATTTGCATAAGCATCATTTACATAAATTTCATCAATCTTAACTTCACCACCAAAAATCAGATTTTT
The sequence above is drawn from the Pedobacter cryoconitis genome and encodes:
- a CDS encoding sialidase family protein; this encodes MKLTLLSLLLLILCCTERLSAQENQAFRNAPKVINDPGNFYKYAEHSRKFSGIPSITVTSNGTLWATWYAGMTSGEDANNYVVLATSKDQGVTWKEILVVDPDEKGPVRAYDPEIWIDPAGKLWLFWAQTIGLEGSVAGVWAMTANDPDSENPVWTSAKRLSDGIMMCKPTVLSTGEWLLPVSTWRLTDESAKVVVSTDKGANWTVKGACNVPEADREFDEHMLVERKDGSLWMLLRTRYGIAESFSKDKGKSWSVAKPSALLHTSSRFFIRRLNSGNLLLIKHGPIAVKTGRSHLMAFISKDDGKTWSRGLLIDERAGVSYPDAQQAADGKIYVTYDYNRTLDQQIIMTVFTEKDILSEDYDAAMVKVFNERKMISKK
- a CDS encoding AsmA-like C-terminal region-containing protein, with the protein product MEKIKKLVLKTLKWVGIFVASILFLMFIIPLLFPGTISEQVKIFANKRLAGKLDYKKVHLTFFRHFPSLTVSVDDLLLLGSKPFQQDTLLSAKEVAAGINLKNLIFGGEVKIDEIYVNDAYANVYVNSKGQANYNVYVSKPAKGPKDTSEKGTSIKLELIKFKNWHIKYNDHAAKILVDAKGLNYIGKGGLSEDIFDLKTDLRINQLDFSLDRIYYARQKSLRADLVTRINTNALTFVLKKNELRINDLPLKFTGFLSILKDGYDLDIKAASEKTTIRDMISVLPPQYLEWAKDTKLEGNSDLFFSLKGQFSEPRNLKPDFIARLLVKDGVISSTKAPVPMKNLNVDLNIDLPALDPEKLGVDLKKLTFDLGQKSNFRAVVKTKGLSEMDVNATIKGAVNLQTLDDALGLKDLEIRGLMNADVKANGIFSMSKKLFPKSSGYLDLKNGWLKTTAYPNPIKNINLTANIQNTDGTFSSLGVKLSPFKFDFEGNPVFVDADLQNFEDMLYKVRAKGILNVGRIYQVFSRKGFDVSGLITADLSLNGRQSYATTGQYSKLDNKGTLILKNIKANTAYLPKAFYIKEGNFEFENEKMWFRKFYATYGKSDFSLNGYLLNTINYFIERKGTLHGNFASHSNYILVDEFMALKSSDNAHKSLEVEYAKAENPKSSGVVIVPKNLDVSLAVNAKKVGFKGIEINQLQGKAAVKDGQIFLKNTLFDLIGSRMNIDARYKDESPLTANFDVAFKVMDFNVQRAYKEIDMVREMATSAKSVSGIVSLDYKLKGDFDQNMNPIYPSLEGGGVVNLRDVAVKNLKMLSVIGDNVGADAFNNPDMKGVNIVTHIKDNLIHIDEFKFKVSVLRPSISGTTSFNGLLDILVKVGLPPAGWIGIPVAVTGTSDKPKIKFFSRTGQGILTAVYNRKINKVIREEKRDQKKSGGEQRKEKRLQEKKAKNAEKQVDKDVKKK